CCGTTCCTCCGTTCGGCTGGTATTGGATACGCGACATCGGTTGCGAGTTCGGCGGAGTTGAAGTTTCCGAAGCCGTATCGCTTACGCTTGCCGAAGACATTCTGAAAAGCGTTCTGCCAGTCTCGATGTTAAAAACTCTCGAACCGCGGTTTGAATCGGCGCGCAAAAAACTTGCCGCGCTTGATTCTTTACCCATCAGCAAGTGGAGCAGTAAAGTTCGCTATATTCCCGATTCTCTGCCCACAACGCAGCCGTTCGTGAAAAATTCTATTCTCGAAACTCTGCAAACGGCACTTGTTGGCGGCAGGCAGATAAAAGTCGCCTACGACCCAATGTGGAAGAAGACAAAAACATATACGTTAAACCCTCTTGCAATAGTTCAGCGTGGCGCGCGTGGATATCTGATAGCCGTCATCGACGGCTACGAAAATCCCGTCCAATTTGCGATTCAACGGTTGCGGTCGGTTGAAATTTTGAAGACTTCCGCCATTCGCCCGAAAGGGTTTTCGCTCGACAAATACATCGAAAGCGGTGTAATGCAGTTCGGACAGGGCGAAGTTGTAAAGCTTAAAGCAAACGTCTCCGAAACGCTTGCAATGTATCTCGACGAATGCGAGATCGTAAAAGATCAAAAACTGCGCTTTGTGGACGGCAAGTGGCAGTTGTCGGCTACAATTAAAAATTCGTGGCAGTTGATGTTTTGGATTCGTTCGCAAGGTTCAGACATAACGGTTCTCTCTCCAAAATCCATTCGCGAAGATTTGTTAAATGACGCAAAAAAAGTTGTGGAAAATTATGGATAATTTGAATTTTACCGCCATCGATTTTGAAACCGCGAACGGGAATAGGGCGAGCGTTTGCAGTGTTGGCGCAGTATTTGTGCGGGACGGCGAAGTTGCGGATACTTTTTATAGCCTTATCCGGCCGACGCCGAATTACTACACCCTCACCCGCATTCACGGACTTACGCGAAACGATACCGATTCCGCCGCAACTTTCCCCGAAGTGTGGTCTAAAATTTCTGATAGGCTGGGGAATGCGCTGCTTGTAGCGCATTTTGCAACTTTCGATGAGTCGTGCTTGCGTCAAGTTTTCGCCGCATACAATATGCCCTACGACAACTATGAATTTCGTTGCACCTGTTGCGGCGCAAAACGATATTTTTCGACTTTACCAGCTTCCCTGCGTCCCGAAAGAACAACTCTGGACGTTGTTTGCGACTACTTCAATCTTGAACTTAACCACCATAACGCGCTTTCCGACGCCGTCGCCTGCGCACAAATAGCAATAAAAATAAAGGACTATCTATGAAAATTCTGACCTACATAATTTTGGCTCTGACGCTCTGCGCTTGCACAAAAAGCAACTGCACAATCACCGATAAAATTTTTGCATTCAAAGAAGATTCTGCGGCACATCAGACAATAAACGAAATGCTGCGCAAGAAGTTCGCCGAATTGAAAACGGAAATTGCCGCCGAAGCTGCCGAAGCTAAACGCGACCCCGAAGCCGCACATATTCAATACGAAGTTTCCGCCGAAACAAAAGTTTATGTAAATACCCCCAAATTCTTTTCCGCAAGAAACGACTATCATACCTATACAGGCGGTGCACACGGCGACTCAATGTCGGAAGGCTTTAATATCGTGTTCAACGATGATGGCACAATAACAAGACTCTCGCTCTTCAATGTAATCGACGTAAACAAGACGGACGAATTTGTAAAACTCGTCCTGTCGAAACTGAAACAGAAATACGGTAAGATGCTTGCACTCGACGATATCAAAACAAACACCGACCTGCTCAACGCCATAGACGGATTCGTCCTCAGAAAAGACGGTCTGGAAATCTTCTTCAAAAAATATTCCGTAGCCTGCGGCGCTTGTTCCACCGCCCCGATTCTAGTTGAATATGGTCGTATTAGTGATATCGCCAACACGGTAATTGACATTATATTCTAAAATGATAACAATCTAAATTATTAT
The Opitutia bacterium KCR 482 genome window above contains:
- a CDS encoding WYL domain-containing protein, translated to MPKSNNNNTIARQWEMLKMIPKKAPGITAAELVSKLSYAGIDVSKRTVERDLRDLSLIFPIAATDSVPPFGWYWIRDIGCEFGGVEVSEAVSLTLAEDILKSVLPVSMLKTLEPRFESARKKLAALDSLPISKWSSKVRYIPDSLPTTQPFVKNSILETLQTALVGGRQIKVAYDPMWKKTKTYTLNPLAIVQRGARGYLIAVIDGYENPVQFAIQRLRSVEILKTSAIRPKGFSLDKYIESGVMQFGQGEVVKLKANVSETLAMYLDECEIVKDQKLRFVDGKWQLSATIKNSWQLMFWIRSQGSDITVLSPKSIREDLLNDAKKVVENYG
- a CDS encoding 3'-5' exonuclease; this encodes MDNLNFTAIDFETANGNRASVCSVGAVFVRDGEVADTFYSLIRPTPNYYTLTRIHGLTRNDTDSAATFPEVWSKISDRLGNALLVAHFATFDESCLRQVFAAYNMPYDNYEFRCTCCGAKRYFSTLPASLRPERTTLDVVCDYFNLELNHHNALSDAVACAQIAIKIKDYL
- a CDS encoding DUF4163 domain-containing protein codes for the protein MKILTYIILALTLCACTKSNCTITDKIFAFKEDSAAHQTINEMLRKKFAELKTEIAAEAAEAKRDPEAAHIQYEVSAETKVYVNTPKFFSARNDYHTYTGGAHGDSMSEGFNIVFNDDGTITRLSLFNVIDVNKTDEFVKLVLSKLKQKYGKMLALDDIKTNTDLLNAIDGFVLRKDGLEIFFKKYSVACGACSTAPILVEYGRISDIANTVIDIIF